Genomic DNA from Enterococcus saccharolyticus subsp. saccharolyticus:
ATTCACTTGGTCCTTCGACAAACATTATATTCCCTTCGATTGAGGCGGTTGCGCCCATGCGTACCAATTCTGGAATATGGTTCACGCGTTGTTGATAAATCGTATCGGTAACTTCAGATTTCCCTTGAGCTTTTAAGAGTAATGGTGTGATTGGTTGTTGTAAATCTGTCGCAAAACCAGGGTATGGATATGTTTTGACAACAGCTGATTTTAAGTTTTTAGAAGGATGAACATAAATGCTATCTTCGCTGATATCCATCGCTACACCAATTTCTTCTAATTTAGAGATGAAGCTATCTAGATGCTCATAAATCACGTTTTTAACGGTAATTCCATCGCCTGCTGCAGCTGCCAACGATAAATACGTACCAGCTTCAATACGGTCAGGAATAATTGAATGGCGACAACCATGCAATTCTTTTACACCATCGATACGAATTTCATCGGTACCAGCACCACGGATTTTCGCACCCATATTATTTAATAAGGTCGCAACATCAATAATTTCTGGTTCTCTAGCAGCATTTTCAATCACTGTACGTCCTTCTGCTTTGACCGCAGCTAACATAATATTGATTGTTGCGCCAATTGATACCATATCTAAGAAAATACGGTCACCTTGCAATCCTTCTTCTGGTGCACGTAAATACATCGCGCCGTGTTCATTGGTCACTTGCGCGCCTAATGCTTCAAATCCTTTTACATGTAAGTTGATTGGACGAGGTCCTAAATAGCATCCTCCAGGTAGCCCAACGACACCTTCCCCAAATTTACCAAGTAACGCACCCATAAAGTAATACGAAGCACGCAAACTATTAATTTTTCCACTTGGCATTGGAATAGATACAATTCCTGTTGGGTCAATTTCTAATTCATTATTGGCAAATTTTGTTTTAACACCCATAATTTCTAAAATTTCAATTAATGAATGAACATCTTGAATATCTGGTACACCTTCCAAAATAACTGGAGAATCCGCTAAAATTGCTGCAGGAATTAATGCAACCGCACTATTTTTCGCTCCACTAATTGTTACTTCTCCAGACAATGGACGATTACCATGAATGACTATTTTTTTCATATATTTTCACCTATTTATTTTTCAAATTTAGATACACATCATTTTTGATTTTACCATAATTCACAAGAATAAAAAAGGCGCTACCTCTCTTCTTTACCTTAAGCATAGGCAGCGCTTTAAAAATTTGCTAGTATTATATTAAAGGAGTGTTGTTATGACTAGACAAAAAATCACCAAAGAACGCAATGGCGACATCTATTGTTCTTTGAGAGTGGACACTATCAAAGCCTACAAACAATTACGAGCCGAATTGCATCGCCAACAATTTCAGCATTCACAAACTCTTATTATGGCGCCTATTGATGAACAGGTACTAAGACAGCTTGGTCAAAGGATTGTCTTAGAATTTCTGTTAGTGATTATTCATAACTGTCGTCTCTATCAATACGCCATTCATCCAATCTCTGAGGAATTACCGACTACGTATCGTTTTAGTGACCAACATAAAATTTATGTTCATCCCGATTATCTCGAATTGTATCTGCAACCAGATTCCTTACCTCCGTATTCTTCTTTTCAAATTATGGCATAATAAAAACCCCTTAGAACTAATGTTCTAAGAGGTTTTTTGTTTACGTTTAATTAAGCTTTATCAGCTGAACCGAACCATTCAATGTGTTCAATTGCATCTTTAACGATAGCAGCTTTACCTGGTGCTAATAATTTACGAGGGTCAAAACCTTTTCCTTCTAAATCTTTGCCAGCTTCAATGTATTCACGAGTTGCTTTAGCAAATGATAATTGGAATTCAGTATTTACGTTAATTTTAGAAACACCCATTGAGATTGCTTTTTCGATTTGTTCTTGAGGGATACCTGATCCACCGTGTAATACTAATGGTACTTCTTGACCTACAGCATCAGCGATAGCTTGTAAGTGGTCAAATGCTAAACCAGTCCAGTTTTCTGGGTAAGCACCGTGGATGTTACCGATACCGCATGCTAAGAAGTCAATACCAGTGTTAACCATTTGTACACATTCGTCGATGTCAGCTAATTCGCCAGAACCGATGATTCCATCTTCTTCTCCGCCGATTGAACCAACTTCACACTCTACAGAAACACCTTTAGCATGTGCTTTTTCAACAACGTCTTTAGCTAATTTTAGGTTTTCTTCAAATGGTAAGTGAGAACCATCAAACATAACTGAAGTATATCCAGCTTCGATACATTCTAATGCATCATCGTATTCACCATGGTCTAAGTGTAATACTACTGGTACAGTGATGTTCATTGATTCAATTAAATCTTCAACCATGTGTACGACTAATTTGTAACCACCCATGTATTTTGCAGCACCCATAGAAGTTTGGATTAATACTGGAGCGTTTTTCGCTTGAGCAGCTTCAAGAATTGCTTGAGTCCATTCTAAGTTGTTTGTATTGTACGCACCTACAGCATAACCGCCTTGGCGAGCTGCCTTAAAGATTTCAGTACCTGATACTAATGGCATAATAATTTCCTCCTAAGTTTTATAAAAACTTTATTTGTTAAGACTTGCTTAACCAACGCTATCATTTTAGCAAATATTTATAGATTTTTCTACTAAAACTATGCATTTCTCTGGATTTTTCACTTTTTAATTTTTTTAAATAGACAACAAGAGCGAAAATTTTCTGAAAGAATGTGAGTAATACTACAAATTCTTGCTTTTTAAATAACTAAAAAACCCAATCTTTCTCTCATTATTTTTTATTTATTTTCTAATGAAGCATCAACGAAAGCTTGGATTAAACGTTGTGGACGATTTGGGCGAGAAATTAACTCTGGATGGAATTGACATGCCACAAAGAATTTATTTTCCGGAAACTCCACGATTTCTACTAAACGGTTATCTGGTGAAACGCCAGAGAAGACTAACCCTTTTTCTTCAAACTGTTCACGGTAATCATTGTTAAATTCATAACGATGACGATGACGTTCTTGAACCACTGATTCATCGTTGTATGCTGCAGCTGTTTTGGTCCCTGCTTTTAATTGACAAGGATACAACCCTAAACGTAAAGTTCCACCTAAGTTTTCCACATTTTCTTGGTCAGCCATTAAATCGATAATGTTATGCGGTGTGTTTGGATCGGTTTCAGCTGAATGGGCACCGTCTAAACCAACGACATTTCGAGCGAATTCCACACATGCTAATTGCATCCCTAAACAAATCCCTAAGAATGGCACGTCATTTTCACGGGCATAGCGAATCGCTTCAATTTTCCCTTCAATCCCACGATCACCAAAGCCACCCGGTACTAAGATACCATCTGCCTCTTTTAATTGTGCTGCCACGTTCTCAGCTGTAATTTCTGCAGCATTCACCCAATCAATATCAATATCAGCGTCGTCAGCAAAACCAGCATGTTTTAATGCTTCAACGACAGATAAATACGCATCTGGTAATTCCACATATTTACCAACTAAAGCAATACGTACCGATTTTTTCAAGTTCAATACTTTTTCTTCTAATGCTTGCCATTCAGTCATGTCCGCTTCTGGTGCATCGATTTTTAAGTAATCACAGACAATTTGGTCCATTTTTTGTTTTTGTAAGTTCAATGGAATCGAATAAAGAGTATCCACATCCAGCGATTCAATCACCGCTTCTGGTGCTACATCACAAAATTGAGCTAATTTATCTTTTGTTCCTTGAGAAACAGGTTGTTCCGTACGTACCACTAAGATATTTGGTTGAATCCCTAAGCTACGTAATTCTTTTACACTATGTTGGGTTGGTTTAGTTTTCATTTCGCCGGCTGCTTTTAAGTAAGGAATCAATGTGGTATGAATGTACAACACATTATCGCTACCCACATCTGCTTTCATTTGGCGTAAAGCTTCTAAGAACGGTAAAGATTCAATATCGCCCACTGTCCCACCGACTTCAGTAATAATAATATCGGCATCTGTGGTTGTTGCAGCACGCATAATTTTATCTTTAATTTCATTTGTAATATGAGGAATGACTTGCACCGTTGCGCCCAAATATTCCCCTTTACGTTCTTTGCGCAACACTTCAGAATATACTTTCCCTGTTGTCACGTTGGAGTATTGGTTTAAATTAATATCAATAAAGCGCTCGTAATGACCTAAATCCAAATCTGTTTCTGCGCCATCATCCGTTACAAAAACCTCTCCATGTTGGTAAGGACTCATTGTTCCAGGATCGACATTAATGTATGGATCAAATTTTTGAATCGTTACGTTCAAGCCACGGTTTTTTAATAAACGTCCTAAAGATGCTGCGACAATTCCTTTACCAATGGAAGAAACAACACCGCCAGTTACAAAAATATATTTCGTCATAAATAAAACTCCTTCGCGTTATTTTTTAAAGGGTTGCACTAAAAATACAAAAAGCTCCCTATTCAAGTAATAACTCGAATAGGGAGCGTATAAACGAATGAATCGACTCTTCAAAAGAGTGCCCAAACAGTATGATAAACACTTTCAAGCGATTTGTCAATCGTTATATTAATTTTTTCAGGAAAATTTCTGAAAAAGATTAAAAGAAGTCACAAGCGGACTTCTTTTAATCTCCTGTTATTAATAAAGCTCTAAATATTGCTCTCTTTCCCATTCAGAAACAGATTGACGATACGCTGCCCATTCCATACGTTTCGCTTCAACAAAATTGCCGTAAATATGATCGCCCAATGCAGCAACCATTGTCGGGTCTTTACGCAATTGTTTCAATGCATTGTGAAGTGTTGAAGGTAAATCATAGATTTGCGCTGCTTCACGTTCTTCTTCGGTCATTACATAGATATTGCGATCAACGGCTGGTGGTGGTGTTAACCCACGACGAATACCGTCTAAACCAGCTTCTAATAAGACAGCCATTGCTAAATAGGGATTCGCAGATGGGTCAACGGAACGCAATTCTAAACGTGTAGATAACCCACGAGATTCTGGTACACGGATCAATGGTGAACGGTTATGTCCTGACCATGCGACATATACCGGTGCTTCAAATCCTGGAATTAAACGTTTGTAAGAGTTAACAGTTGGGTTACATACTGCTGTATACGCACGTGCATGTTCTACTAAACCAGCTAAAAATTGATACGCTGTTTCACTTAATTGCTTGTCAGCATTTTCATCGAAGAAGACATTTTCTTCGCCTTTAAATAAAGACATGTTACAGTGCATACCTGAACCAGCGATACCAAATAATGGTTTTGGCATAAATGTCGCATGTAATCCATGTTTTCTAGCAATTGTTTTTACAACTAATTTAAATGTTTGAATATTGTCACACGCTTCAATAACCTCAGCGTATTTGAAATCAATTTCATGCTGACCAGGAGCAGTCTCATGGTGAGAAGCTTCTACTTCAAAGCCCATTCTTTCTAATTCTAATACGATATCACGACGACAGTTTTCCCCCATATCGGTTGGAGCAAAGTCAAAGTAACCACCTTTGTCATTTAAATCTGTTGTGATTTCGCCATCTTCATCTAGTTTGAATAAGAAAAATTCTGGTTCTGGGCCTAAGTTAAATGAAGTGAATCCTAAATCATACATATGTTTTAATGAACGTTTTAAGTTTCCACGTGGATCGCCTGCAAATGGAGTACCATCTGGGTTGTAAACATCACAAATTAATCGTGCAACTTTTCCGTGGTCTGTTTCCCAAGGGAAGATCATCCATGTTGTTACGTCTGGATATAAGTACATGTCACTTTCTTCAATACGAACAAATCCTTCAATTGAAGAACCATCAAACATCATTTTATTGTCTAAAACTTTGTCTAATTGGCTAATTGGTACTTCTACATTTTTGATTGTTCCCATAATGTCTGTAAACATTAGGCGTAAAAAGCGTACATTTTCTTCGTTGGCAATCTGTTTAATTTGTTCTGCAGTGTATTCCACTCTTGGCATAATAGTAATCCCGTCCTTTATTTTTGTTTAAGTGTAGCGCTTCAGTAATTATAAGTGTGGACCATTCGAAAAATGTTGCGAATGATTTAATCCACCTTGAGATAAAATTTCATCATAAAAAATACGGCGAACATCTTTATCTGTTAGCGGTTGTTTCTCTCGCGCTGCTTGTTCTTCTGCTTTTTTCATTTCATAAACTCGTTTGATTCCAGCCATATTCAATCCGTCAGAGAGATAATCTTTAATTTCTAACAAAATATCAATATCATTTAACGAATACATCCGGCGATTGCCTTCGCTTCGTTCTGGATGAATTAAATTTTGTTCTTCATAGTAACGAATTTGGCGCGCGGTCAAATCAGTTAACTTCATGACTGTACCAATTGGAAAAACTGACATGGAACGTCGAAGTTCTTTTTCTCGCATAGCGTCTCTCCTCTCTTCTGTTTAATGAATTGCTGGTGAATCTAGAGTAAATATAGCAAGACTTCGCTCTTCTGTCAACCCTCTATGTTACATTTCCTTACATAACGAGTTATTTTTTTAGAATAGTTGTTGAACTAGACCAAAAGAAAAAGCACCCGAAGAAATGTGGCTATTTCTTCGCGTACTTTGATTAATTCATTTGTCGAATGGCATAAGAATCCGGTTGAGCGAACCCTTTTAGCAAGTAGCTTTGTGTCTCTTCTTCATAGTCAGAAGAAAGTAACAAGGTTTCTCGTTTTAAGCGATTTAATATTTTCCCTTCAGTTTGTTGCAAAGAGAAAGAATACGGTTCTAAACTTTCCATAATCGCTAATTTAATTGCTTGAATTAAGCGTTCTTTGCCTTTTGAACTCTTCGCAGAAATCAACACATTTGGAAATAGTGTTGGCACAAATTGATCGACATCCGTTTTGTCGGCTTTATTATAAATCGTCAACATCGGTAGACTACCTAATTCAAGTTGGTTCATCAAGTTTAGGACTGTCTCCTCGTGTTGCTGACGATTTTCAGCACTCGCATCGACGACGTGTAATAACAAGTCCATTCCTTGGCTTTCTTCTAAGGTTGAATGAAAGGCATCAATTAATTGCGTTGGCAAATCTTGAATAAAACCAACTGTATCGGTCACCGTTACTTCAAAACCTTCTGGTAAGCGCCATTTTTTTGTTAATGGATCTAATGTGGCGAATAGTTGATCTTGCTCATACGTCTGTGCACTGGTTAAAATATTTAAAATAGTGGATTTTCCCGCATTAGTATAGCCAATCAAACCAATTTGGAATGTCTGATTGTCTTTACGTTTTTGACGTGTACGCTCACGATGCGCGGCCACTTCTTTTAATTCACGTTTGATAATTGTTATCTTATTTCGAATATGTCGACGATCGGTTTCTAGTTTGGTTTCTCCGGGTCCTCTTGTACCGATTCCTCCACCTAAACGCGACATATTTTTCCCTTGGCCAACCAAACGTGGCAATAGATAATCCAACTGCGCCAATTCTACTTGCAGTTTCCCTTCTTTAGAACGGGCACGCATAGCGAAAATATCTAAAATCAATTGCACACGGTCAATTACAGGAATCCCCACAGCATCTCCAATTAATTGGCTTTGGCGTGGTGTCAACTCATGATTAAAGATAATCAAATCCGCCTCATGTGCATCGGCTAATTGGGCTAATTCTTCCAGTTTCCCTTTTCCAATCAATGTTTGTCGATCCACCTGTGGACGACGTTGTGTGAGAGAAAAAACAACTTCTCCGTTTGCTGTTTTGGTTAAACTTTTTAATTCAATCATCGATTCTTCAAAATTCTTATAGTTCTCTTCGGTTTCAACACCAACTAAAATGACTCGTTCTGTTTCCATTCTTTCGCCTCCAACCATTGCGTGATTGTTTTTTCGAGTTCAACGATTGTTTCGGGATGCTGAACCAAATCCATCCAATACGGATTCAAACGATTGCGAAACCACGTCAATTGACGCTTAGCATACCGACGAGAATGCAGTTTAATTTCTTCTGCAACTTCTTCTAAAGTTGCTTGCCCTTGAAAGTAAGGGAGAAATTCTTTGTACCCAATACCTAAAGCTGCTTGTGTGTCCGGAATAGCTTTGATTTTTTCTGCTTCGTCTAATAAACCGTTGGCCATCATTTGATCCACTCGTTGATTAATACGTTGATACAAGACTTCACGATCCGTTGTCAATCCAATTAAAAAGTAATCATACAAGCGTTGTGGTTCTTCTTTGGGTGCCGTAATACTCTCACCGGTTGTTTCGAATACTTCCAATGCTCGAATGACTTTACGTTGATTATTAAAATGGATTTTTTCGGCAGCTAACGGATCTGTCTCTTTTAGTAATTGCCACAAAGCGGCTTTACCGTGTTCATGAGCAAACGCCTCATATTTCAAACGAAGGGCTGTATCTGCATCTTCTGTTTTGCCACCTAATTGAAAATCATAAAGCAACGCTTGAATATATAAGCCCGTACCGCCAACTATAATCGGCAACTTTCCACGTTGGTGAATGTCCGCAATCCATGCACGTGCTTCTTGTTGAAACTCTGATACCGAGTACGCTTCTTCCTTATCTCGTATATCAATTAAATAATGCGGAATCCCCTCTGTTTCTTCTTCGGTTACTTTAGCCGTTCCAATCGTTAATTCACGATAGACTTGCATGGAATCGCCACTAATAATTTCCCCATTGTATTTTTTTGCTAATTCAATGCTTAAAGCCGTTTTCCCCACAGCTGTCGGCCCAACAATTACTAAAACTTTTTTCATTTTTTCCCTCGATAACTACGCTTGATATCCATTGCCATTTCAGGAAAATCTGTAAAAATTCCTGTTACTTGGCAATCGATGCAACGTTTCACATCTTCTTTTTTATTTACAGTCCAAGGACGTATGGCTAAATCAAAAGCGGCGATTTCTTCTGCATTTGCCCATACCCATTCGATATTCGGATGGATTCCTTGAATTTCGGTTTTTTCAAACACTAATGGAGGGACATCTGCTTTGTCCATAATAAAATCAATTCGCGTCTGCGGTTCAAGCGCATATATTCGCTCCAATGTGTCCATATTAAAACTACTATACCAATAGGTGAACGGCCATTGTTGACTAGTCATTAGTGCAGATACTTTTTCTTCGATTCCCGGATAGGCTTCTTTATCTGTTTTTAGTTCAATGCCTAAAATCCCTCGATAATTGCGCGCAACCAGTAAATCAACTACTTCTTTTAATGTCGGCACTTTGGTGGATGAATAGCGTTCATCAAACCAACTACCTGCATTTAATTTTTTGATTTCTGCTAATGTTTTGTCAATAATTGCACCTTTTCCATCAGTGGTACGATCGACGGTCTCATCGTGCATGACAATCACTTGTTGATCCTTGGTTAATTGCACATCTAGTTCAATACCATCCACGCCGATACGTACGGCTTCAGCAAAAGCTGGCAATGTATTTTCAGGTCGTGTGCCACTGCTTCCACGATGGGCAAAAATTTGCATGATTTCTTCACTCCAATCAGTCATATTGTAACACGAATAAAGAGAGATGCAAAAAAGAAGAGAGGACTTTTGAATAAGTCTTCCCTTCGTTTGAATTACAAGGTATTTGAAAAATAAGTCA
This window encodes:
- a CDS encoding UDP-N-acetylglucosamine 1-carboxyvinyltransferase, with the translated sequence MKKIVIHGNRPLSGEVTISGAKNSAVALIPAAILADSPVILEGVPDIQDVHSLIEILEIMGVKTKFANNELEIDPTGIVSIPMPSGKINSLRASYYFMGALLGKFGEGVVGLPGGCYLGPRPINLHVKGFEALGAQVTNEHGAMYLRAPEEGLQGDRIFLDMVSIGATINIMLAAVKAEGRTVIENAAREPEIIDVATLLNNMGAKIRGAGTDEIRIDGVKELHGCRHSIIPDRIEAGTYLSLAAAAGDGITVKNVIYEHLDSFISKLEEIGVAMDISEDSIYVHPSKNLKSAVVKTYPYPGFATDLQQPITPLLLKAQGKSEVTDTIYQQRVNHIPELVRMGATASIEGNIMFVEGPSELRGAEVVASDLRAGACLVIAGLMAEGTTKISKVEYILRGYDNIIEKLTALGAEIEMVEE
- a CDS encoding class II fructose-bisphosphate aldolase encodes the protein MPLVSGTEIFKAARQGGYAVGAYNTNNLEWTQAILEAAQAKNAPVLIQTSMGAAKYMGGYKLVVHMVEDLIESMNITVPVVLHLDHGEYDDALECIEAGYTSVMFDGSHLPFEENLKLAKDVVEKAHAKGVSVECEVGSIGGEEDGIIGSGELADIDECVQMVNTGIDFLACGIGNIHGAYPENWTGLAFDHLQAIADAVGQEVPLVLHGGSGIPQEQIEKAISMGVSKINVNTEFQLSFAKATREYIEAGKDLEGKGFDPRKLLAPGKAAIVKDAIEHIEWFGSADKA
- a CDS encoding CTP synthase codes for the protein MTKYIFVTGGVVSSIGKGIVAASLGRLLKNRGLNVTIQKFDPYINVDPGTMSPYQHGEVFVTDDGAETDLDLGHYERFIDINLNQYSNVTTGKVYSEVLRKERKGEYLGATVQVIPHITNEIKDKIMRAATTTDADIIITEVGGTVGDIESLPFLEALRQMKADVGSDNVLYIHTTLIPYLKAAGEMKTKPTQHSVKELRSLGIQPNILVVRTEQPVSQGTKDKLAQFCDVAPEAVIESLDVDTLYSIPLNLQKQKMDQIVCDYLKIDAPEADMTEWQALEEKVLNLKKSVRIALVGKYVELPDAYLSVVEALKHAGFADDADIDIDWVNAAEITAENVAAQLKEADGILVPGGFGDRGIEGKIEAIRYARENDVPFLGICLGMQLACVEFARNVVGLDGAHSAETDPNTPHNIIDLMADQENVENLGGTLRLGLYPCQLKAGTKTAAAYNDESVVQERHRHRYEFNNDYREQFEEKGLVFSGVSPDNRLVEIVEFPENKFFVACQFHPELISRPNRPQRLIQAFVDASLENK
- a CDS encoding MerR family transcriptional regulator; the protein is MREKELRRSMSVFPIGTVMKLTDLTARQIRYYEEQNLIHPERSEGNRRMYSLNDIDILLEIKDYLSDGLNMAGIKRVYEMKKAEEQAAREKQPLTDKDVRRIFYDEILSQGGLNHSQHFSNGPHL
- the hflX gene encoding GTPase HflX; translation: METERVILVGVETEENYKNFEESMIELKSLTKTANGEVVFSLTQRRPQVDRQTLIGKGKLEELAQLADAHEADLIIFNHELTPRQSQLIGDAVGIPVIDRVQLILDIFAMRARSKEGKLQVELAQLDYLLPRLVGQGKNMSRLGGGIGTRGPGETKLETDRRHIRNKITIIKRELKEVAAHRERTRQKRKDNQTFQIGLIGYTNAGKSTILNILTSAQTYEQDQLFATLDPLTKKWRLPEGFEVTVTDTVGFIQDLPTQLIDAFHSTLEESQGMDLLLHVVDASAENRQQHEETVLNLMNQLELGSLPMLTIYNKADKTDVDQFVPTLFPNVLISAKSSKGKERLIQAIKLAIMESLEPYSFSLQQTEGKILNRLKRETLLLSSDYEEETQSYLLKGFAQPDSYAIRQMN
- the glnA gene encoding type I glutamate--ammonia ligase, with amino-acid sequence MPRVEYTAEQIKQIANEENVRFLRLMFTDIMGTIKNVEVPISQLDKVLDNKMMFDGSSIEGFVRIEESDMYLYPDVTTWMIFPWETDHGKVARLICDVYNPDGTPFAGDPRGNLKRSLKHMYDLGFTSFNLGPEPEFFLFKLDEDGEITTDLNDKGGYFDFAPTDMGENCRRDIVLELERMGFEVEASHHETAPGQHEIDFKYAEVIEACDNIQTFKLVVKTIARKHGLHATFMPKPLFGIAGSGMHCNMSLFKGEENVFFDENADKQLSETAYQFLAGLVEHARAYTAVCNPTVNSYKRLIPGFEAPVYVAWSGHNRSPLIRVPESRGLSTRLELRSVDPSANPYLAMAVLLEAGLDGIRRGLTPPPAVDRNIYVMTEEEREAAQIYDLPSTLHNALKQLRKDPTMVAALGDHIYGNFVEAKRMEWAAYRQSVSEWEREQYLELY
- the miaA gene encoding tRNA (adenosine(37)-N6)-dimethylallyltransferase MiaA, giving the protein MKKVLVIVGPTAVGKTALSIELAKKYNGEIISGDSMQVYRELTIGTAKVTEEETEGIPHYLIDIRDKEEAYSVSEFQQEARAWIADIHQRGKLPIIVGGTGLYIQALLYDFQLGGKTEDADTALRLKYEAFAHEHGKAALWQLLKETDPLAAEKIHFNNQRKVIRALEVFETTGESITAPKEEPQRLYDYFLIGLTTDREVLYQRINQRVDQMMANGLLDEAEKIKAIPDTQAALGIGYKEFLPYFQGQATLEEVAEEIKLHSRRYAKRQLTWFRNRLNPYWMDLVQHPETIVELEKTITQWLEAKEWKQNESF
- a CDS encoding glycerophosphodiester phosphodiesterase gives rise to the protein MQIFAHRGSSGTRPENTLPAFAEAVRIGVDGIELDVQLTKDQQVIVMHDETVDRTTDGKGAIIDKTLAEIKKLNAGSWFDERYSSTKVPTLKEVVDLLVARNYRGILGIELKTDKEAYPGIEEKVSALMTSQQWPFTYWYSSFNMDTLERIYALEPQTRIDFIMDKADVPPLVFEKTEIQGIHPNIEWVWANAEEIAAFDLAIRPWTVNKKEDVKRCIDCQVTGIFTDFPEMAMDIKRSYRGKK